The following proteins are encoded in a genomic region of Spirochaetota bacterium:
- a CDS encoding cyclic nucleotide-binding domain-containing protein, translating into MSLNKYTITELVSRLRNIPSLGRLEPASLFGGIDFFADVTPELLAAIAGSVSLCEFNQGDIICRHGMFDEKFYVILTGRVWAVIPTEENPKFRLYSLGPGEFFGEEIIYTSEPRESTVIADNFVFALAMDGESLRKLMGASASVRSAMEKSYIDRQLRNDLRRVPVFTNMNDRLFEEVLGRVELITLTGSRTICTEGETGDAFYLIRDGEVNVYRHLEKEERLIAILSEGQFFGEMSLLSDEKRNATVITSKKTDMVKISRDDFLSIVSKDAVMLKELNEVVDERRVHQRDALKNPNMAVITRKLLDLNREVNVHLDILSQCSIDTERGSALMATLPGSRYPYVYPRDSACAARFLFRLATSTLKSGEIALRLLGEIARYIMNCQRADGYWGQRYGVHGEDKGIYKQEDNVAHGVSILCRYLLAAKIKNMDIPGVEKYFDAIDRGASFARKNYYRKEIHLFYSTTSIHESAIEEGYTIWVNYAYLLMYRLIERVGAAYGIPGRFAGEAEVRAGFQPTVEKVFTHTGRYIRRLKPDGTLDLRPDITLLSPFFFGTGLDEDYFDNGATFGNSIAFIEDMLWDPELGMLQRYLPFIEDPESHIHAGNGPWVQYTAMLAQYYFYTGNAARGNEIMGIIDGYRSKEGYLCEHLTTPERFFEFKNLEWLTGHDFDKEFEPHILIDDTPYDNIVEELNHMRNAYARVEEECGRIGGNGHISFATPLMWSHAEYAMALMLRAEKELEKYRQ; encoded by the coding sequence ATGTCCCTTAACAAGTATACCATCACCGAGCTTGTCTCCCGTCTGAGGAACATCCCCTCCCTGGGCCGCCTTGAGCCCGCCTCCCTATTCGGCGGCATCGACTTTTTTGCCGATGTCACCCCGGAGCTCCTGGCCGCCATCGCCGGCAGCGTATCGCTCTGCGAATTCAACCAGGGTGACATCATCTGCCGCCACGGCATGTTCGACGAGAAATTCTACGTCATCCTCACCGGCAGGGTCTGGGCCGTGATCCCCACCGAGGAGAACCCCAAGTTCCGCCTCTACAGCCTGGGTCCCGGCGAATTCTTCGGCGAGGAGATCATCTACACCTCGGAGCCGCGCGAAAGCACCGTCATCGCCGACAACTTCGTCTTCGCCCTGGCCATGGACGGCGAAAGCCTCCGGAAGCTGATGGGCGCCTCCGCCTCGGTCCGGTCCGCCATGGAGAAAAGCTATATCGACCGGCAGCTCAGGAACGACCTGCGGCGGGTGCCGGTGTTCACCAACATGAACGACCGCCTCTTCGAGGAGGTCCTGGGCCGGGTCGAGCTCATCACCCTGACGGGAAGCAGGACCATCTGCACCGAGGGGGAGACGGGCGACGCCTTCTACCTGATCCGCGACGGAGAGGTGAACGTGTACCGGCACCTTGAAAAGGAGGAGCGCCTCATCGCGATCCTTTCGGAGGGGCAGTTCTTCGGCGAGATGTCGCTTCTCTCCGACGAGAAGCGGAACGCCACGGTCATCACGTCGAAGAAGACCGACATGGTGAAGATATCGCGGGACGATTTCCTCTCCATCGTCAGCAAGGACGCGGTCATGCTGAAGGAGCTCAACGAGGTCGTGGACGAGCGCCGCGTCCACCAGCGGGACGCACTGAAGAACCCCAACATGGCCGTCATCACGAGGAAGCTCCTCGACCTGAACCGCGAAGTCAACGTTCACCTGGACATCCTGTCCCAGTGCTCCATCGACACCGAGCGGGGGAGCGCCCTCATGGCCACCCTCCCGGGGTCGCGCTATCCCTACGTGTACCCCCGCGACAGCGCCTGCGCCGCGCGCTTTCTCTTCCGCCTGGCCACGAGCACCCTCAAGTCGGGTGAGATCGCCCTGCGCCTCCTGGGCGAGATCGCGCGCTACATCATGAACTGCCAGCGCGCCGACGGCTACTGGGGCCAGCGCTACGGGGTACACGGCGAGGACAAGGGGATCTACAAGCAGGAGGACAATGTCGCCCACGGCGTGTCGATCCTCTGCCGCTACCTCCTGGCGGCGAAGATCAAGAACATGGACATCCCCGGCGTTGAGAAGTATTTCGACGCCATCGACCGGGGCGCCTCCTTCGCGCGGAAGAACTACTACCGCAAGGAGATCCACCTCTTTTACTCCACCACGTCGATACACGAATCGGCCATCGAGGAGGGGTATACCATATGGGTCAACTACGCCTACCTCCTGATGTACCGCCTAATCGAGCGGGTGGGGGCGGCCTACGGCATCCCCGGGCGCTTCGCCGGGGAGGCGGAGGTCAGGGCCGGGTTCCAGCCCACGGTGGAGAAGGTCTTCACCCACACCGGGCGCTATATCCGCCGACTGAAGCCCGACGGCACCCTGGACCTCAGGCCCGATATCACCCTCCTGTCGCCCTTCTTTTTCGGCACCGGCCTGGACGAGGATTACTTTGACAATGGCGCGACCTTCGGCAATTCCATCGCCTTCATAGAGGACATGCTATGGGACCCGGAGCTGGGGATGCTGCAGCGCTACCTTCCCTTCATCGAGGACCCGGAATCCCACATCCACGCGGGCAACGGCCCCTGGGTGCAGTACACGGCCATGCTGGCCCAGTACTATTTTTACACAGGGAACGCCGCGCGGGGGAACGAGATCATGGGCATCATCGACGGGTACCGGAGCAAGGAAGGGTACCTGTGCGAGCACCTGACCACGCCGGAGCGCTTCTTTGAGTTCAAGAACCTGGAGTGGCTCACGGGCCATGACTTCGACAAGGAGTTCGAGCCCCACATATTGATTGACGATACGCCCTATGACAATATAGTCGAGGAGCTGAACCACATGCGGAACGCCTACGCCCGCGTCGAGGAGGAGTGCGGCAGGATCGGCGGCAACGGCCACATATCCTTCGCCACTCCCCTCATGTGGTCCCACGCGGAGTACGCCATGGCGCTGATGCTCCGCGCCGAGAAAGAACTGGAGAAGTACCGACAATGA
- a CDS encoding OmpA family protein, with product MKRNLTTVIAAALLAVPLWAAGDDGAAKKIRFAYRAGEKYRVVTEVNEDVLVNGVLSHNSLILNKVAVDTAEVKGSSGRLQCEFQMSESIRGGFNTYYLKEDYRSEFWRDEFGVFTIDPSYFMPVVRNVPRFPDGAVRPGDTWTGDADEAHDFRRSYGIAKAFHFPVKVHYTYLRDEVKEGVKTAVLKVEFTIFHRVNYDGAPSRPVPVRITGTSSQIYWWDIAAGQFHSYREDFDFIFFLSNAATVEYRGSAEGRLLKSPKLDRDRVADDLAKSIKEGNIDDAAVRKDRNGVTIVLDNVRFPPNSPALTESEKDKLSRIAMILKRYPERDFRVTGHTARVGEEQTSQTLSEQRAMAVAEFLIAKGACRKTQVVTQGKGSREPAADNDTEEGRKRNRRVEITILEN from the coding sequence ATGAAGCGGAATCTAACAACAGTGATCGCGGCCGCCCTGCTGGCGGTGCCGCTATGGGCCGCCGGCGACGACGGCGCGGCTAAAAAAATTCGGTTTGCGTACAGGGCCGGTGAAAAGTACCGGGTCGTGACCGAGGTTAACGAGGATGTCCTGGTCAACGGCGTCCTGTCGCACAATTCCCTGATCCTCAACAAGGTGGCGGTCGACACGGCGGAGGTGAAGGGCTCCTCCGGCCGCCTCCAGTGCGAATTCCAGATGTCGGAGTCGATACGCGGCGGCTTCAACACCTATTACCTGAAAGAGGACTACCGGTCCGAATTCTGGCGCGATGAATTCGGCGTCTTTACCATCGATCCGTCCTACTTCATGCCGGTGGTGCGCAACGTCCCCCGCTTCCCTGACGGCGCGGTGAGGCCCGGAGACACCTGGACCGGCGACGCCGACGAGGCCCATGATTTCCGGCGGAGCTACGGCATCGCGAAGGCCTTTCATTTTCCGGTGAAGGTCCACTACACGTACCTGCGCGACGAGGTGAAGGAGGGGGTGAAGACCGCGGTGCTGAAGGTCGAGTTCACGATCTTCCACAGGGTGAATTACGACGGCGCGCCTTCGCGGCCGGTGCCGGTGAGGATAACCGGCACTTCATCGCAGATATACTGGTGGGACATTGCAGCCGGGCAGTTCCATTCGTACCGCGAGGACTTTGATTTCATCTTCTTCCTGTCCAACGCCGCCACTGTCGAGTACCGCGGCAGCGCCGAGGGGAGGCTACTGAAATCGCCGAAGCTCGACCGGGACCGAGTCGCCGATGACCTCGCGAAAAGCATAAAGGAGGGCAATATAGACGACGCCGCGGTCCGTAAAGACAGGAACGGCGTCACCATCGTCCTTGATAATGTCCGGTTCCCGCCCAATTCCCCGGCGCTGACGGAGTCGGAAAAGGACAAGCTCTCGCGCATAGCAATGATCCTGAAGCGATATCCGGAGCGGGATTTCCGGGTTACGGGGCATACGGCCCGGGTCGGCGAGGAACAGACGTCGCAGACGCTGTCGGAGCAGCGCGCCATGGCGGTGGCGGAGTTCCTCATTGCAAAAGGGGCATGCCGGAAAACGCAGGTAGTCACGCAGGGGAAGGGCTCCCGGGAGCCGGCGGCTGACAACGACACGGAAGAGGGGCGGAAGCGAAACCGCCGTGTGGAGATAACGATACTGGAGAACTAG